One Sulfurirhabdus autotrophica DNA window includes the following coding sequences:
- the serB gene encoding phosphoserine phosphatase SerB, translating to MNLIIQGLEVQTQDLKQIAKLCAANGIESINQQAFRLVNTHHTDNIAEIESYCANAKLDYAFVPETRAIDQFGLLVMDMDSTLITIECIDEIADMVGVKPQVAEITEAAMRGEIDFAESLTRRVALLKGLDESALQRVYDERLELSPGAEKMLKKLKDHGIKTLLVSGGFTFFTEKLKSRLGLDYASSNTLEIIDGKLTGNVLGKILDAQGKADALNQLRTELGMTKEQVISMGDGANDLKMMAEAGISIAYRAKPIVRAQASYAISHVGLDGMLNLLNAL from the coding sequence ATGAATCTGATTATCCAGGGCCTGGAAGTCCAAACTCAAGACCTCAAACAAATTGCCAAACTTTGTGCCGCAAACGGTATTGAAAGTATTAATCAGCAAGCCTTCCGTCTGGTAAACACCCACCACACTGACAACATTGCTGAAATTGAGTCTTATTGTGCAAACGCCAAACTGGATTACGCATTTGTTCCAGAAACCCGTGCTATTGATCAATTTGGCTTGCTTGTCATGGATATGGATTCCACCCTGATCACCATAGAATGCATCGACGAAATTGCCGATATGGTAGGCGTAAAGCCTCAAGTAGCGGAGATCACCGAAGCAGCCATGCGCGGCGAAATTGATTTTGCAGAAAGCCTGACGCGTCGGGTTGCACTGCTAAAAGGACTTGATGAATCTGCGCTGCAACGAGTCTATGATGAAAGACTGGAACTCAGTCCTGGCGCAGAAAAAATGTTAAAAAAACTGAAAGACCACGGCATAAAAACTTTGCTCGTTTCAGGGGGATTTACTTTTTTCACAGAAAAACTCAAATCTCGCTTAGGACTGGATTACGCCTCATCCAATACCCTTGAAATCATTGACGGGAAACTCACTGGCAATGTCCTGGGGAAAATTCTGGATGCACAAGGCAAAGCTGATGCACTGAATCAGCTTCGTACAGAACTAGGTATGACAAAAGAACAGGTAATCAGTATGGGGGATGGCGCAAACGACCTGAAAATGATGGCCGAGGCAGGTATCAGTATTGCTTATCGGGCAAAGCCGATAGTAAGAGCACAAGCCAGCTATGCCATCAGCCACGTTGGACTGGATGGCATGCTCAATCTGCTTAATGCATTATAG
- the flgJ gene encoding flagellar assembly peptidoglycan hydrolase FlgJ: MINRLDTHTDFALDVNSVGKLRMAAKTDTTESLKVVAKQFEALFMNMLLKSMRDATPKDGLFDSSQSDLYTGILDQQLSQKFSTSGGLGLADMMVKQLTRNSVQPGDVPPVIKPLERNVTAANRIVGTPLPEMNVIPGAAETPSDAARMNSPKDFVDKMWPQAVDASKELGVPAHFLIGHAALESGWGRREIRDTAGNNSYNLFGIKAGKNWKGAVAEATTTEYVNGVATKSVERFRAYDSYADAFRDYADLLRNNPRYASALEQGTDAAGFAKGLQQGGYATDPLYASKITRILNSKTMQLALTNA, from the coding sequence ATGATTAACCGATTAGATACTCATACAGATTTTGCGTTGGATGTTAATAGCGTCGGCAAGCTGCGCATGGCAGCTAAAACGGATACTACTGAATCACTTAAAGTGGTTGCCAAGCAGTTTGAAGCGCTGTTCATGAACATGCTGCTCAAAAGCATGCGCGATGCAACACCTAAAGACGGTCTATTTGATAGCAGTCAATCCGATTTATATACAGGCATCCTGGATCAGCAGCTGTCTCAGAAGTTCTCCACTTCCGGCGGTTTGGGACTTGCAGACATGATGGTAAAGCAGTTAACGCGCAATTCAGTGCAACCTGGCGATGTACCGCCTGTCATAAAGCCACTTGAGCGCAATGTTACTGCTGCTAATCGTATTGTAGGTACGCCATTGCCTGAAATGAATGTGATTCCGGGTGCGGCAGAAACCCCCTCAGATGCAGCACGAATGAATTCCCCCAAAGATTTTGTTGATAAAATGTGGCCACAAGCGGTTGATGCAAGTAAAGAATTGGGTGTGCCGGCACATTTTCTGATTGGTCATGCTGCATTGGAAAGTGGTTGGGGGCGCCGCGAAATTCGCGATACAGCGGGAAATAACAGCTATAACCTGTTTGGTATCAAGGCAGGAAAAAACTGGAAAGGGGCGGTAGCCGAGGCAACGACAACAGAATATGTCAACGGCGTGGCGACTAAATCAGTTGAGCGTTTTCGCGCCTATGATTCCTATGCGGATGCTTTTCGTGATTATGCGGATTTACTGCGTAATAATCCACGCTATGCTTCAGCTCTTGAGCAAGGGACAGATGCGGCAGGATTTGCCAAAGGTTTGCAGCAAGGCGGATATGCAACGGATCCACTTTACGCCAGCAAAATTACTCGTATTTTAAATAGCAAAACGATGCAGCTTGCGTTAACAAATGCCTGA
- the flgK gene encoding flagellar hook-associated protein FlgK, whose protein sequence is MSTYSIGISALQAAQAGLITTQHNIANAATPGFHRQQIIQGAAIPQQSGVGFLGQGVQVTDVQRLYSQFLTDQVMNTEAQGQYLNAYYGQVKQIDNLLADPNAGLSPSVQQFFSAVQELASNPSSAPARQSVLSEAQTLVSRFGTINQRLSDLRQDVNTQLSGTVAEINSAAKQIANLNEQIVLAQGTASATQSPNDLLDLRDKLVSDLNKLAKATVVKQYDGTLNVYIGNGQALVVGQRTFSLTVNQSAEDPDNLVIGYNSSGTTNTPISTASLGGGKLGGLLDFRSNILETAQNSLGRVAVGLAETFNSQHKLGVDLNGVLGKDFFSIAATSPSVSGNTNNTSGVKLTAAFDPNAAGSLTTGSYRITYDSAGANYNITDLTSNTSTTVAAASLSTAIGGITLSASGTPNNGDSFLVLPTRYGARDISVAITNTSDLAAAAPVQTSATPSNTGTGQISSNGVSSVATLPTASVTLTYDSSTSSFVKSSADPSYNGGAPIPYTSGSTISLNGVNFVITGTPANGDTFNISPNYGPGFTATSDNRNALQLTSLQTANTLVNNAAGKATVSYQSAYSQLVSTVGIKTREIDIRNQAQTSLIDQTRQAEQSLSGVNLDEEAANLVRYQQAYQAASKALEISSKLFDTILSLG, encoded by the coding sequence ATGAGCACATATAGTATTGGGATATCCGCACTTCAGGCTGCTCAAGCCGGTTTGATCACGACCCAACATAATATTGCCAATGCTGCTACGCCCGGTTTTCATCGCCAGCAAATTATTCAGGGTGCTGCTATACCTCAGCAATCGGGTGTGGGCTTCCTGGGGCAAGGTGTTCAGGTTACCGACGTTCAACGGTTATATAGTCAATTTTTAACCGATCAAGTGATGAATACCGAGGCACAAGGTCAATACCTGAACGCGTATTACGGTCAAGTCAAACAGATAGATAATTTATTGGCTGATCCCAATGCGGGACTCTCCCCTTCAGTACAGCAGTTTTTTAGCGCCGTTCAGGAGCTGGCCTCAAATCCATCTTCAGCTCCAGCGCGACAATCAGTATTGAGTGAAGCACAAACTTTAGTGAGTCGTTTTGGCACAATTAATCAGCGCCTTTCTGATTTACGTCAGGATGTGAATACTCAATTGTCTGGGACTGTTGCTGAAATTAACTCCGCCGCAAAACAAATTGCCAACTTGAATGAACAAATTGTTTTGGCTCAGGGAACGGCAAGTGCGACTCAGTCACCTAATGATTTATTGGATCTACGTGATAAATTAGTCAGTGATCTCAACAAGCTGGCTAAGGCAACTGTTGTAAAGCAATATGATGGCACCCTAAATGTCTATATTGGAAACGGTCAGGCATTGGTAGTTGGGCAACGCACATTCAGTTTAACGGTTAATCAGTCAGCTGAGGATCCAGATAATCTGGTAATTGGTTACAACTCAAGCGGTACGACCAATACACCTATTAGCACTGCAAGCCTTGGCGGTGGTAAATTAGGCGGATTGCTGGATTTTCGCAGTAATATTCTCGAAACTGCTCAAAACTCATTAGGCAGGGTGGCTGTTGGTTTAGCCGAAACATTTAATAGCCAACATAAGCTAGGCGTTGATCTGAACGGTGTATTGGGAAAAGATTTTTTTAGTATAGCTGCCACGTCCCCTTCCGTAAGTGGAAATACAAATAATACCAGTGGAGTAAAGCTCACAGCAGCATTTGACCCTAACGCTGCGGGTTCACTGACGACTGGCAGTTATAGAATAACTTATGATTCAGCAGGGGCAAATTACAATATCACCGATCTGACTTCAAATACGTCTACAACCGTTGCAGCTGCATCGCTTTCTACCGCAATTGGCGGAATTACCTTAAGTGCTTCGGGTACTCCCAATAATGGCGACTCTTTCCTGGTATTGCCAACGCGTTATGGTGCGCGTGATATTAGCGTAGCTATAACGAATACATCTGATCTCGCTGCAGCTGCACCGGTTCAGACTTCTGCAACACCGAGTAATACGGGTACTGGACAGATTAGTTCTAACGGTGTTAGCAGTGTGGCAACTCTGCCAACTGCTAGTGTAACGCTGACATACGACAGCAGCACTTCATCTTTTGTAAAGTCTTCTGCTGATCCAAGTTACAACGGCGGTGCACCCATTCCCTACACATCTGGCAGTACGATATCTTTGAATGGCGTGAATTTTGTCATTACTGGCACACCGGCTAACGGAGATACTTTTAATATCTCTCCAAATTATGGCCCTGGTTTTACTGCTACCAGTGATAATCGAAACGCGCTTCAGTTAACCAGTTTGCAAACAGCAAATACACTCGTCAATAATGCGGCGGGTAAAGCTACAGTTTCTTATCAGAGTGCGTACAGCCAGTTAGTTAGCACGGTTGGCATTAAAACACGCGAAATCGACATCAGAAATCAGGCGCAAACTTCACTGATTGATCAGACACGTCAGGCAGAACAATCTTTATCTGGTGTGAATCTGGATGAAGAGGCTGCAAATCTTGTTCGATATCAACAGGCTTATCAGGCAGCAAGCAAAGCGCTGGAAATTTCATCTAAATTGTTTGATACAATTTTGAGCCTAGGATAG
- a CDS encoding PepSY domain-containing protein encodes MKASKKRVIKALGLVFTVAAANALAFTGQELAGEAKISLEQARVIALRAHPGKITDEELEKEKGGSGLRYSFDIRHGKVTQEVGVDAKTGNLLENAPEGPNAD; translated from the coding sequence ATGAAAGCATCGAAGAAACGTGTAATAAAAGCATTGGGCTTGGTTTTTACAGTTGCCGCAGCAAATGCACTCGCATTTACTGGCCAGGAACTTGCTGGTGAAGCAAAAATAAGTCTGGAACAAGCGCGGGTGATTGCACTCAGAGCGCATCCTGGAAAAATCACTGATGAGGAACTGGAAAAGGAAAAAGGAGGGAGTGGGCTTCGTTATTCCTTCGATATCCGGCATGGCAAGGTAACGCAAGAAGTTGGTGTCGATGCCAAAACTGGCAATCTCCTGGAAAATGCACCGGAAGGGCCTAACGCGGACTAA
- a CDS encoding flagellar basal body P-ring protein FlgI: MKKMRWILLVSALLTVLPARADRIKDIASIQGVRTNQLIGYGLVVGLDGSGDQTTQTPFTVQSLVSMMSQLGVNLPAGTSLQLKNVAAVTVTASLQAFTRPGQLLDVTVSSIGNAKSLRGGTLLMSPLKGADGQVYAVAQGNIVVSGAGASAGGSSAQVNHLNVGRIPSGATVERQVDTPLGQGEYVNLELNDADFTTANRMVQAINLAMGDGVANALDSRMIQVRAPLDANQRVAFMARMENLPVNPGISAPKVIVNARTGSVVMNQTVTVDKCAVAHGNLSVTISSEPVVSQPAPLSKGKTVVAEKAQVDVVFGKGGLIVLPASVNLGDVVKALNAVGATPQDMLAILQAMKSAGALRAELEVI; this comes from the coding sequence ATGAAAAAAATGCGCTGGATATTACTGGTTTCGGCACTTTTGACCGTGCTGCCGGCCCGTGCGGATCGGATCAAGGACATCGCTTCTATACAAGGTGTGCGCACCAACCAGTTAATTGGTTATGGTTTGGTTGTGGGTCTGGACGGCAGCGGCGATCAGACCACGCAAACGCCATTTACAGTGCAAAGTTTGGTCAGCATGATGTCGCAGCTGGGCGTTAATTTGCCCGCCGGCACAAGTTTGCAATTGAAAAATGTGGCGGCCGTGACAGTGACAGCCAGTTTGCAGGCTTTTACCCGGCCAGGCCAACTTCTTGATGTGACAGTTTCTTCCATTGGAAACGCTAAAAGCTTGCGTGGCGGAACGTTATTGATGAGTCCTTTAAAAGGAGCGGATGGTCAGGTCTATGCCGTTGCTCAGGGGAATATTGTGGTGAGCGGTGCAGGTGCTTCAGCCGGAGGGAGCAGCGCTCAGGTGAACCATTTGAATGTTGGGCGCATACCGTCTGGCGCAACAGTGGAAAGGCAAGTGGATACCCCTTTAGGCCAAGGTGAATATGTTAATCTGGAATTGAACGACGCTGACTTTACTACAGCAAATCGAATGGTGCAGGCTATAAATCTGGCTATGGGAGATGGCGTCGCCAATGCGTTGGACAGTCGCATGATTCAGGTGCGTGCCCCTTTGGATGCCAATCAGCGTGTGGCTTTTATGGCCAGAATGGAAAACTTGCCGGTAAATCCAGGGATATCTGCACCCAAAGTCATTGTGAATGCGCGAACTGGATCTGTAGTCATGAATCAGACGGTGACTGTGGATAAATGTGCGGTGGCACATGGTAATTTATCTGTTACCATTTCAAGTGAACCGGTTGTCAGTCAACCCGCACCGCTTTCAAAGGGTAAAACAGTTGTGGCTGAAAAGGCGCAGGTTGATGTGGTGTTTGGAAAAGGTGGGCTGATTGTGTTGCCAGCCAGTGTTAATCTGGGTGATGTGGTTAAGGCATTGAATGCAGTTGGCGCTACCCCACAGGATATGCTGGCCATATTGCAAGCCATGAAATCCGCAGGTGCACTACGCGCTGAGTTGGAAGTGATCTAA
- the mfd gene encoding transcription-repair coupling factor, with protein MLFNQPLPKQGLRKRYTNLNGSSDALAVAQLALQAQPLIVITETALEAARLCEEIPYFAPQLKVSLLPDWETLPYDTFSPHQDLVSERLATLYQIKHNQCDVAIIPVTTALYRLPPVEFLAAYTFFLKQGEKLDLAIFKSQMTLAGYSHVNQVLTPGEYSIRGGLIDLFPMGSAVPYRVDLFDNEVETIRTFDVDTQRSIYPVKEIRMLPAREFPLDEGGISHFRQSFREKFEGDPSKSQLYKDVSKGLAPNGVEYYLPLFFDNTATLFDYIPDNATLCLYHALESATQHFWQDTQSRFELLRGDRDRPLLAPQELFLTVDIFFGALKAYPRIEILKNAEEASETKDIVACTTGPLPSIQVDRRADDPTQKLKQFVDGFSGRVLLLAESLGRRETMSQYFAEQGLIPSLCEGYEQCMDSGQHFMLGTGPLNNGFILDDGLVAIITENELYANLVRSRSARDISRKTSTEGMLRDLSELKVGDPVVHEQHGIGRYLGLINMDLGEGETEFLHLEYTGGDKLYVPVSQLHLISRYSGASPDAAPLHKLGSGHWEKAKHRAMKQIRDTAAELLNLYAQRAARKGHSFTIKQHDYEAFSDGFGFEETRDQAQAIQAVMADMQSGKPMDRLICGDVGFGKTEVALRAAFIAMMDGRQVAVLVPTTLLAEQHFLTFSDRFADWPIKIAEISRFRSAKEQAEALKGLAEGKIDIIIGTHRLIQKDVKFKNLGLVIIDEEHRFGVRQKERFKALRSEVDVLTLTATPIPRTLAMSLEGLREFSIIATAPQRRLAIKTFVSKYSDGVIREAVLRELKRGGQIYFLHNEVETIQNMQDKLVKLLPEARIAIAHGQMRERELEHVMRDFYQQRFNILLCTTIIETGIDVPTANTIIMNRADRFGLAQLHQLRGRVGRSHHQAYAYLLTPGDEALSAQAKKRLEAIQMMEDLGSGLYLAMHDLEIRGAGEVLGESQSGEMQEIGFSLYTEMLNAAVKSLKNGEEPDMLQPLGITTEINLHQPALLPNDYCGDIHERLVLYKRLANCDLQEELDGLHEELVDRFGLLPDAAKALLETHRLRILSKPLGIARIDASSESILVQFVPNPPIDAIKIIQLIQQRRNYKLSGQDKLRIEVSTPNLAERLNTIKTLFNELT; from the coding sequence ATGCTTTTTAATCAACCACTTCCAAAGCAGGGTTTACGCAAACGCTACACTAACCTCAATGGTTCAAGTGATGCCTTGGCTGTGGCGCAATTGGCCTTGCAAGCACAACCCCTGATTGTTATTACGGAAACAGCGCTGGAAGCGGCCCGCCTGTGCGAAGAAATCCCCTACTTTGCACCGCAACTCAAAGTTAGCCTGTTACCTGATTGGGAAACGCTCCCCTACGATACATTTTCTCCACATCAGGATCTGGTTTCAGAAAGATTAGCCACGCTTTACCAGATCAAGCACAACCAGTGTGACGTTGCAATCATTCCGGTCACCACTGCACTCTACCGCTTACCCCCTGTTGAATTTCTGGCAGCTTATACATTCTTTCTGAAGCAGGGCGAGAAACTGGATTTGGCCATATTCAAGAGCCAGATGACTTTGGCTGGATATAGCCACGTAAACCAGGTATTGACGCCCGGGGAATACAGTATACGGGGCGGTTTAATAGACTTGTTCCCCATGGGCAGCGCAGTACCCTACCGGGTCGATTTGTTCGACAATGAAGTGGAAACCATTCGCACTTTTGATGTGGATACTCAGCGGAGTATTTATCCGGTTAAAGAAATTCGCATGCTGCCTGCGCGCGAATTCCCTCTTGACGAAGGAGGTATCAGTCACTTTCGCCAGAGCTTCAGAGAAAAATTTGAAGGCGACCCATCCAAAAGCCAGCTATATAAGGATGTCAGCAAGGGTTTAGCACCCAATGGGGTGGAATATTATTTACCGCTGTTTTTTGATAACACGGCCACCTTGTTTGACTATATTCCTGACAACGCCACCCTTTGTCTTTACCACGCATTAGAGTCTGCCACTCAGCATTTCTGGCAAGACACCCAGTCACGTTTCGAATTGTTGCGTGGGGATCGTGATCGCCCTCTCCTGGCTCCGCAAGAGTTGTTCCTGACAGTCGATATTTTTTTCGGTGCGTTGAAAGCTTATCCGCGCATTGAAATACTCAAAAATGCCGAAGAAGCGTCGGAAACTAAAGATATCGTCGCATGTACCACTGGCCCCCTGCCTTCTATCCAGGTAGATCGACGAGCCGATGACCCCACACAAAAACTCAAACAGTTTGTGGATGGATTTAGTGGGCGTGTCCTGCTCCTTGCAGAAAGTTTGGGACGACGCGAAACCATGTCTCAATATTTTGCCGAGCAAGGTCTGATACCTTCGCTGTGCGAAGGCTATGAGCAATGCATGGACAGCGGCCAGCATTTCATGTTGGGTACAGGGCCCCTCAATAACGGCTTTATTCTGGATGATGGCCTCGTAGCCATCATTACAGAAAACGAGCTATACGCGAATCTGGTTCGGAGCCGGTCTGCAAGAGATATCTCACGCAAAACTTCAACAGAAGGCATGCTGCGCGACCTATCCGAGCTCAAAGTGGGTGATCCGGTAGTCCATGAGCAGCACGGAATCGGCCGTTACCTTGGTTTAATCAATATGGATCTGGGTGAAGGGGAAACGGAATTTCTGCATCTGGAATACACCGGTGGCGATAAATTATACGTCCCCGTTTCTCAGCTACACCTGATCAGTCGATACAGCGGCGCTTCGCCAGATGCTGCACCATTGCATAAATTAGGCAGCGGACATTGGGAAAAAGCCAAACACCGTGCCATGAAACAAATCCGCGACACAGCTGCGGAATTACTCAACCTTTATGCCCAGCGTGCTGCCCGCAAAGGCCATTCCTTCACGATAAAACAGCATGACTACGAAGCCTTTTCCGATGGTTTTGGCTTTGAAGAAACCCGTGATCAAGCCCAGGCTATTCAGGCGGTCATGGCTGACATGCAAAGCGGCAAACCCATGGACCGCCTTATCTGTGGTGATGTTGGCTTTGGTAAAACGGAAGTTGCGCTGCGTGCTGCATTTATCGCCATGATGGATGGGCGACAGGTTGCCGTTCTTGTGCCCACAACGCTTTTGGCTGAACAGCACTTTCTGACTTTTTCTGATCGATTTGCAGACTGGCCCATTAAAATTGCCGAAATATCCCGATTTCGTTCGGCCAAAGAGCAAGCTGAAGCCTTGAAGGGGCTGGCTGAAGGAAAAATCGATATTATCATCGGCACTCACCGCCTTATCCAGAAAGATGTGAAATTCAAAAATCTGGGGCTGGTCATCATTGATGAAGAGCATCGATTCGGTGTGCGTCAGAAAGAGCGTTTTAAAGCACTGCGCTCAGAAGTTGACGTCCTGACTCTAACTGCAACCCCTATCCCACGCACTTTGGCTATGTCATTGGAAGGACTGCGAGAATTCTCCATTATCGCTACCGCCCCGCAACGGCGGCTCGCAATCAAAACATTTGTCAGTAAATACAGCGATGGCGTGATTCGAGAGGCCGTCCTGCGTGAATTAAAACGCGGCGGACAAATCTACTTCCTGCACAATGAAGTCGAAACCATTCAGAACATGCAGGACAAACTCGTCAAGCTCTTGCCAGAGGCGCGCATTGCCATTGCCCACGGCCAAATGCGCGAACGTGAGTTGGAACATGTCATGCGTGACTTCTACCAGCAAAGGTTCAACATCCTGCTGTGTACCACTATCATCGAAACCGGTATCGATGTCCCCACGGCCAACACCATCATCATGAACCGGGCTGATCGTTTCGGACTGGCTCAGCTACACCAGTTACGCGGGCGTGTCGGCCGTTCCCATCATCAGGCATACGCCTATCTGCTTACCCCCGGTGACGAAGCGCTTTCCGCACAAGCAAAAAAACGACTGGAGGCCATCCAGATGATGGAAGACCTTGGTTCGGGCCTCTATCTTGCCATGCATGATCTGGAAATTCGTGGTGCCGGTGAAGTGTTAGGTGAATCGCAAAGTGGTGAAATGCAGGAAATAGGGTTTTCTCTTTACACCGAGATGCTAAACGCTGCAGTAAAATCACTCAAAAATGGTGAAGAACCTGACATGCTGCAACCGCTGGGTATTACGACAGAAATCAATCTGCACCAGCCAGCACTCTTACCCAACGACTATTGCGGCGATATTCACGAACGGCTGGTACTATACAAACGCCTTGCCAACTGTGATCTGCAAGAAGAATTGGACGGCTTGCATGAAGAGTTAGTTGACCGATTCGGCCTATTACCGGATGCTGCCAAAGCATTGCTGGAAACACATCGTTTGCGCATACTCTCAAAACCCCTGGGCATTGCCAGAATCGACGCTAGCAGTGAAAGTATATTAGTTCAATTTGTGCCTAATCCACCCATTGATGCGATAAAAATTATCCAGCTGATTCAGCAAAGACGCAATTACAAACTGAGTGGGCAGGACAAATTGCGAATCGAAGTGTCCACCCCAAACCTTGCTGAACGACTTAATACGATCAAAACACTGTTCAACGAACTTACTTAA
- a CDS encoding phosphoribosyltransferase, with amino-acid sequence MQFADRHHAAILLAERLAPFKGKNPLILAIPRGAVPMAKIIADALDGEFDVVLVRKLRAPFSPEFAIGSVDESGWTYIGDYAASAGGTQEYIESEKQAQLETIRKRRVQYTPIRPPIDPAGRIVIVIDDGLATGSTMISALHSIRAKNPAKLICAVPVSPPDTLEKVANMADEVVCLETPDYFQAVGQFYASFPQVEDEEVVEILKHSAPSSISKL; translated from the coding sequence ATGCAATTTGCTGATCGCCATCATGCCGCAATTCTTCTTGCTGAAAGGCTTGCTCCCTTCAAAGGTAAAAATCCTCTGATTCTGGCTATCCCCCGCGGGGCTGTACCAATGGCAAAAATCATTGCCGATGCACTCGATGGGGAGTTTGATGTGGTGCTGGTGAGAAAATTGCGTGCACCGTTCAGCCCCGAATTTGCCATCGGTTCCGTTGACGAAAGCGGTTGGACCTATATTGGAGATTATGCGGCATCTGCGGGAGGGACTCAGGAGTACATTGAGTCTGAAAAACAGGCGCAACTGGAAACCATCCGCAAGCGCCGCGTCCAATACACACCAATTCGTCCGCCTATTGACCCGGCTGGGCGAATAGTCATAGTCATTGATGACGGGTTAGCCACCGGTTCAACCATGATCTCAGCCCTGCATAGCATACGAGCCAAAAATCCTGCCAAACTGATTTGTGCCGTTCCCGTCTCACCACCGGATACGCTGGAAAAGGTAGCCAATATGGCGGATGAGGTGGTGTGCCTTGAAACCCCTGATTATTTTCAGGCAGTAGGGCAGTTCTATGCATCTTTTCCACAGGTAGAAGATGAAGAAGTGGTGGAGATTTTAAAGCATAGTGCGCCATCCAGTATTTCAAAGTTATAA
- the flgL gene encoding flagellar hook-associated protein FlgL — protein sequence MRISSNMIYETGVKAMQDQQAALVKNQEQFSTGRRVLNPSDDPIASARGLEMQQSQSIIKQYDANANLVKGNLSLEDGFLGSITSLIQNVQDSAVQAGNPTIGSVGYEGLGVAVRARYNELLGLANQKDSSGEYIFSGYYQGSTPPFTQLSGAGVYVGDQGQRKIQISPSRQIDANDSGAAVFKPGVAGQDIFKTLDDLANALNSTATPASVATAVQTALAELSNELKNVSTVRASVGLRLNEIDNAQSINSDLTLQYTATLSSLLDVDPYKIISEMTQRQFNLEASQKTYVQVTSLSMFKLL from the coding sequence ATGCGTATTAGTTCTAATATGATTTATGAAACCGGCGTCAAAGCGATGCAAGACCAGCAAGCTGCTTTGGTAAAAAATCAGGAGCAGTTTTCTACAGGGAGGCGTGTTTTAAATCCTTCGGATGATCCTATCGCTTCTGCTCGTGGGTTAGAGATGCAGCAATCGCAATCAATTATCAAACAATATGATGCGAATGCAAACTTGGTAAAAGGAAACTTAAGTCTGGAAGATGGGTTTTTGGGCAGTATTACCAGTTTGATTCAAAATGTTCAGGATAGTGCTGTACAGGCGGGTAACCCAACGATCGGGTCTGTAGGATATGAAGGTCTGGGTGTTGCAGTACGTGCCAGATACAATGAGTTGTTAGGGTTGGCTAATCAGAAAGATAGTAGTGGTGAGTATATTTTTTCAGGGTACTACCAAGGTTCAACACCACCTTTTACCCAACTGAGCGGTGCGGGAGTGTATGTTGGGGATCAAGGACAGAGAAAAATTCAGATCAGCCCTTCACGACAAATCGATGCGAATGATTCTGGTGCGGCCGTTTTTAAGCCGGGCGTTGCAGGTCAAGATATCTTTAAAACGCTGGATGACTTAGCCAATGCATTGAATTCAACGGCAACGCCAGCCTCTGTTGCAACCGCTGTACAAACAGCCTTGGCTGAATTAAGTAACGAATTAAAGAATGTTTCTACAGTCAGGGCATCGGTTGGCTTGCGATTGAATGAAATAGATAACGCACAAAGTATTAATAGCGATTTGACTCTCCAATATACTGCAACGCTTTCATCATTGCTGGATGTAGATCCCTATAAAATAATCAGTGAGATGACCCAGCGCCAGTTTAATCTGGAAGCTTCGCAAAAAACATATGTGCAAGTGACCAGCCTGTCCATGTTTAAATTACTATAA